Proteins encoded together in one Oceanobacillus iheyensis HTE831 window:
- a CDS encoding transglycosylase domain-containing protein, with amino-acid sequence MKQSKIWKRIRTIIWVIVGLVITAILGTYIISYLLGPPELAGKQPTTVYDRYDEKIGEERLLNSMEWVPLEDMNKNIIQATLLIEDQQFFEHNGFNYQRIAKAIWTNITHGSLKEGASTITQQYARNLYLSPEKKWSRKIQEAFYAIRLEMFYSKEEILEGYLNTIYYGHGAYGIEAASRYFFDTTATDLSLAQAAMLAGIPKGPTYYSPLNNEKLANERQQLILSEMLQHGVITQEGYNRATQEKLIYAETAAEEEVAPYFSDEAVLEAAELLDIATEEIQSGGYELYTTLDLSHQSEMDEAVSKNMNGSEDLETAGVSINPKTGEITAMTGGKNYLTSSYNRSTKSKRMAGSSFKPILYYEALENGYTPSTRLVSEATTFTLEDGTTYQPGNFNGYYANGPITLAQAIALSDNIYAVKTNLYLGPKNLVETAKDFGITSELDAVPSLALGTSSISVLELTQAYGRIANGGKEIEPYTIRKIIDKKGNTVYEHDNDKLDQVLDEKNTFILTQLLTGMFDEELNNYTSVTGSTINHQLSNIYAGKSGTTDYDSWMVGYSPEVVTGIWVGYDDHRKITQVQETTFSKQIWANYMEAIHEPSSKHTFAMPSGVIGLPIDPVSGKRATSSCGQSRIMFFEKGTEPLGYCTDRNHPEDLEEEENDQKGFMKKIFDEFF; translated from the coding sequence ATGAAGCAATCGAAAATTTGGAAAAGAATAAGAACCATTATATGGGTAATCGTTGGTTTAGTTATAACGGCTATACTAGGTACATATATCATTTCTTATCTACTCGGACCACCAGAATTAGCTGGTAAACAACCAACAACCGTCTACGATCGATATGATGAAAAAATTGGAGAAGAACGCTTGTTAAACTCCATGGAATGGGTCCCGCTTGAAGATATGAACAAAAATATCATCCAAGCCACCTTACTTATCGAAGATCAGCAGTTTTTTGAACATAATGGATTTAATTATCAACGAATCGCAAAAGCGATTTGGACAAATATAACGCATGGTTCCTTAAAAGAAGGAGCTAGTACAATAACACAACAATATGCAAGGAATCTTTATCTCTCTCCTGAAAAAAAATGGTCTCGAAAAATACAGGAGGCTTTTTATGCTATACGTTTAGAAATGTTTTACTCAAAAGAAGAGATTTTAGAAGGATATCTAAATACCATCTATTACGGACATGGCGCTTATGGAATTGAAGCTGCTAGTCGTTATTTTTTTGATACGACAGCAACAGATTTATCATTAGCGCAAGCAGCAATGCTAGCAGGAATTCCTAAAGGACCCACCTATTATTCTCCATTAAATAATGAAAAATTGGCTAATGAACGTCAACAACTTATATTATCTGAAATGCTTCAACATGGTGTGATTACACAAGAGGGGTACAATCGTGCAACCCAAGAAAAATTAATCTATGCTGAAACTGCTGCAGAGGAAGAAGTTGCACCATACTTCTCCGATGAAGCGGTTTTAGAAGCTGCTGAACTATTAGACATTGCTACTGAAGAAATACAATCAGGTGGATATGAATTATATACTACATTAGATCTATCTCATCAATCAGAAATGGATGAGGCAGTATCCAAGAATATGAATGGTTCAGAGGATTTAGAAACAGCTGGGGTGTCTATTAACCCTAAAACTGGAGAAATTACTGCCATGACTGGCGGAAAAAATTACCTAACCAGTAGTTATAATCGATCTACCAAATCAAAAAGAATGGCAGGTTCTTCTTTCAAACCAATCCTTTATTATGAAGCTCTCGAGAATGGTTATACACCAAGTACTCGATTGGTGAGCGAGGCGACGACATTTACTTTAGAAGATGGGACAACCTATCAGCCTGGAAATTTTAACGGCTATTACGCGAATGGCCCAATTACTCTAGCACAAGCGATTGCACTTTCTGATAATATCTATGCAGTAAAGACTAATTTGTATCTTGGGCCGAAAAATCTAGTGGAAACAGCTAAAGATTTTGGTATTACAAGTGAACTTGATGCTGTACCTTCCTTAGCTTTAGGTACTTCATCTATTAGCGTCTTAGAATTAACGCAAGCTTATGGCAGGATAGCTAACGGTGGAAAAGAAATTGAACCCTATACCATACGAAAAATAATCGATAAAAAAGGAAATACAGTTTATGAGCATGATAATGATAAATTAGATCAAGTTTTAGACGAGAAAAATACGTTTATACTTACTCAATTATTGACCGGTATGTTTGATGAAGAATTAAATAATTATACAAGTGTTACTGGTTCGACGATTAATCATCAACTTTCCAACATTTATGCTGGTAAATCAGGTACGACAGATTACGATAGCTGGATGGTAGGTTATAGTCCGGAGGTTGTTACTGGTATATGGGTAGGTTATGATGATCACCGTAAAATAACGCAAGTTCAAGAAACTACTTTCTCTAAACAAATCTGGGCTAATTATATGGAAGCTATTCACGAACCATCAAGCAAACACACATTTGCGATGCCTTCTGGGGTAATCGGCTTACCAATTGATCCTGTGAGCGGAAAGAGAGCTACATCCTCCTGTGGCCAAAGTCGTATTATGTTTTTTGAGAAAGGTACAGAACCACTCGGCTACTGTACAGATAGAAATCATCCCGAAGATCTAGAGGAAGAAGAAAATGATCAGAAGGGCTTCATGAAAAAAATCTTTGATGAATTCTTCTAG